The DNA region AAGGTTATTGGATTTTTAGGTGAGTCTTTTCGTCGATTTTAGGATAATGATTATTTAaccttaagtattaaatatttgctacacaaaattatacatcCAACTTACTATTTGGTTAGTTTATCTTTCTTGTATGTCTCTCattctttatatgtataaaataaaaggaatatgttatgattttatcaattacattataaatttaaattcgaacaATAATTTCCTAATCCACTACATTTTAAGAGTTAAGATAATTGGACGAAAAAAATCTGTTCATGGGTCGAGAAAGGCGCTACTATTTCGTAGCTATTTGCTTCTTTGAGAGTTACTCTACATGTTAGAGTTGACCATATGACAATTTCCATGATGCATGCCCgtcaatttgtttgatttaacgATAATACCTTTaacagaagaaaagaaaagaaacttgGATGCTCCGTGCTGGCATGATCAGCTCTATCGATCCCCGAAGCAGAGTattaaggtctaatatgtcCTCTAGGAATACATATTTagtaaagatgaaaaaaaaaagcatagtTTCTTTACTCTTTACCTCTTTGTCTGATGTCTTCCCCCACAAACGCACATCACTAGAAAGCTTTATGTAATCAGCAAATGACAGAAATAGGAAATCACAGTTCTACATGCATCCCAGTTCATAATTAATAGTTAATACTTAATTCCCGATGCTCTTATCATATATGTTCAtgaattatatatgtatgtctATGAGTATGATATGCCATGTGTATTCATTAGGATTTATAATATTCAAGCAAGACGAAGGTGGAAAGATGTGTAGCTAATGAGCAAAATGCACCATTTATATGAGACAGTATCCACTGCCGCCCAATTGATCATCCAAACAATTGGATCGGGCAATTAATTAAGTGTTGTGCAGCAAGACAACCCCAGGAAGTCCGTCATGGAGACAGTAGTATTGAGATATTTTACACCGAAGGAAGCGTCATGAATATGGATTGGTGAAGAATCCATGGGAGCATAATTtgcataatgacatatataccAAGGTGGCCGGCTAAAGTGCCTTGCTTTGCTTAGCAAGAAACTGTGCATCTCAACAAACCCGAAATTGTGTCCCTAGTGCATTCGTACACGTTGCATCACGGGGATATATATCTTCTACATGTCACATGGAGAACTTATAATTCACATGCTCGCTGTCGCATTTGTAAGGCTTTCGTTTGGATGTCATCAATtaatcagattttttttttttttaaatttcaatcaaCAAATTTCTCAATAATATAATTGGATATAGTTCAGCAGATGATTTCTAGGTTTCCACTCTCTGTCGCCAGTCTCAAATCTTGTATTGTCCACTCTCCCTTTGTGATAGTTTGTATTATATATGCCTAAACAAGAActttatataatacatataggTCTTTGATTTTAcccaatttttttctcttctttgtctCATCTGCTAAGAATCCACACAAAACTTCCAAATAAGAACTTGACATTTTAGTGATCCTCACTGATGGGGAGAGATGATCCAAATCCATTCAAGCATAAATACTGAAAGTTTAAATTGCAGCATCATCGAGACCTGATGGGTCTTTTCAGgacaaatcttaaattttagaATCACTAAACTGTGGTCCCCTAGTCAATCTCTAGTTAACTACTTAGCCCCAGCtgaacaataatataataaatctataacccatagttaaattaattaaccatGACCATTTGAATTAATGATGGTTGAGTTTATAGCAATCGGGGTGATTTCTATAAGCATACATCAGCATACTCGTATAAATGACAAATTCGTCATCAAGATGTTTCTTTATTAGCTAGATACAAACTACTATAATAAGAGAGTGACTAACGAGACAGATATCAGCAGAAGGAGAGCAAGAGCGATTTTTAATTGCAAGGTACAATTTATGATCAGAAAAGCAGACTTTTAAATGATTCATGCATGTGAACTATCATCAATTAGTCATCTTAAGACAATGAGAACAACAACTAAAAGAGTCACTCTGCAGTTGTTCCTACACCTAAGCATCTAATCAGATACATTGTATCTATGATTAATCAAGTGCTCAAATGATGTATTGTCAtgaatactcaaaattaggTGTATTCAGTCACAATAGGAAAGAGCAGGCTGTATATAGGATATTGGCAACAAAAATTAAAGCCTTAAAAATACCTAACCTTCTTTATTTTCTTCGCATCCTaactatgaatttaatttatagatTCTCAATTAATTCCAACTGTTATTACAAATTGGGGTGCCCAAAGactcttttcttctttggaCAATACTTCAAGGAAACTAGGCCATCACTTGAAATTTCCCATTTCTGTGAATGTTAAGAACAAGATTAAGAGATATTAATCTGGAAAATCAGCTTATATAGTAATCTCAAACCAAACCCAGACCCTAGATATTCAGATAAAATTCCAAATTACAAACCAAGATAGAGCTGTCGGTGCAACTTAGTTATAATACTATCTAATACGAAAGCATAATTTCAGCAGAAATTAAATACAAGGATTAGCTTCGATTCCCCGTAACTCTCAAGCTGATAACAGGGGAAGGGTCCTTTGGCCTCAATGGCCGAAACATCTGAAACGTCCCCACAGCATCCAGGCCTCCCCCATGTAATATAGAGCATCATAAAATTATAGGCacatcataatataaaaatagaaaaattaccacGCTTCAAACACATATGTTTCAAAAACGGCCGGAGCTATTATTACTCCTGTCCGTCACATTGAAGttcaattgatttgaaaaagaaaCGGCAGGTTTCCTTGTTGGTTCAGCCCTATAAACGTTGGATGGTTCATCCTTTTCTTCGCTGCCACCAGCCTTGTTTTGATTAGCTCTTTGTCCTTCAAATTCCCTATACTTATGCAAGTACCTTTTCAATTGATCCGCATAGTTATCAAACCCTAGAGTGGCAAGAGCCCAACAAATATCATCTCCGTTAACTGTCTTTCGCTTCTCCTTGTGACACTTGTCTGATGCTTCTCCAGTAACAAAGCTAATGAACTCCGATACACATTCTTGCATggtttcttttgcttctttcgAGATTTTTGCATTGTGAGGCAAAATCTGTTTCATGATTCGCCCAACATTAGCTATGGGAAGCAATCGATCTTGCTCCTTAATGGAACTGGCACCATCCTCACCTGAACTACAACTAGCTCTCGCACCTGCAAcagaaaaattatacttatgGCTTTTTCTATCTAAATAATTGCCTGTATTATCAACCATCTCTATAAAGAGAAAACTGATATCCTGTCAAACACAGACACGTCGCTTCGTCAGCTTCTAAGTTGCTCACATATATATTGGTGTATAATTATGTACATGTATGGATATAAACgcatgtgtatgtgtgtgtgtgagtgAAGTACTAtacaaaaagtaataaaattatgtatatttattttaggtatttaaatttgatgtgcattattatgtgattaaatgttaatgtAAGTATATATCTACGTGAAATACTATATAGagagcaataaaattatatatacctatttgtgttatcatgtaagtgagtgattttgaattaagataaaataacactcaattatataataatacatataaatatgtattcatatgtatatttaaaataagtatacataatattattttataagggTATGGTAAAGATTGGAAGAGTGATGTGGCAAGTCACGACAATGAAGACCTGGTCACTGGGGGACACGGAGGCAGGCAATTTCCGTTGTTAGTATGAGTTAGGTTCATTTTTAAATCCTTGAACTAACTGTTTATGTGGTAGGCAAGCGATAAACCCTACAaagctttttttaaaaaagtctCAAACTTATCAAAATTGTAGGCAAAAAGGCTCCCCCCCCAGTTGGTACTTAAAGTTAATGCTCTCAATGAACTTTGAAATCTGTTTAGCTTAGAATATTGCTGCATTTGTGGACTAGATTAATGCACGTGTGCTTTGTCGAAAGATACAACTAAACTACAAGCCTAAAAAAGCACCCATCTTACttataaattagaaaccctagggtTGGATTACCCACTACAtagtcatattaatttaatctttttttttttttttttttactttacaGTAATCTAAATTTCTAAGGTCACTGTCGGGCCCTGGAACTCTGGTctgttttataatatatgtgtCACAGCGATCTAGTATTCTTGGATTTTTGCTATTTATAGCTTAAATAAGGTCGACATGTGGCGTCAATCAGGAAAgctttcaatattttatatacaaagatattattttttgatcatTATGATTGTCAAACTATCTTCACATCCATAatgcaaatatttatattattaaatatggtTAAATTAGACGGTCCGGTACTAAAGCTTCCCCTCTAAGTTTTGTGATCTATtgaataaaatatgttttagtGATGTAAACTAATTATGGTTAGATGCTTAAACgattcaaattaaacatcatGATCTCACAAGTTGAAGATTCGAGAAGAACAATAATCAATATACAGTTTAGGATTCTTTTAGTTGGTTAGACATTAAATACTTTGAATAATTTCTAAGCAAGAAATAGTAATGTATATATTAAGCACTAAGTGCTGGTGTGTTTAGCATGATCTCTTAAGATTTGATTAGCAATGGCCAATGAATGGCAAGATAAGTGCAGTGGGAGACTCTTCAATCCATTGAAATTTTGATGGTTGAATCCCAGGTGAACAGCACCAACATTTTGGCTTGTACTGCATTGGATTCTTTTATTTCTGTTGTTTGGTTTATATAAGGGACAATTTAAAGCATTGAAAGACTAGCTACTTGCTCAAACTAGCATTCAGGCTTGGAATTCGGATCTATTTTGAAGACAAATAGATGATCATAAAACTGCCAATTTGGTGTAAAACTAATCTATATACTTCAGAAAACTTCTTTGGCTGAGCGTATTTGCATATTCCAAagtattttagaatatattaaaactacAAGTTCCGTTTATCTAATGTAAAATCCAACGCAcctacataaaaaaaaataaactcaaacagAATTTTGTTGTAGCCTTTTATcccttcttctcttcttcatttaatttgttttttgttggATTAATCTTTTCAACTCTAAAACATAtgttatgtatttaaaaaataatactaatggTAAATTAATTAACCCGTAAGAGAAACTTGGCCTGGTGTGTACATATATTGCTTTGTGCATAATCTCAAAGTCCAACAGATTAAACTAAATTTACATCTTGATGGAATATATACCATCCCCAAATTTAATATCGATCAGAGTATGTTGATATATGTTCCAAATTTGTCGCTACTTGTTAAAGGTAAATACTTAACCAACCAATCTCTATCTCCTGCATCTAACTGTACTTAATTCCATGCTGAAATCAGCGTTAAGAAAGAGGACTTGTGGTCCATGTCAGTGCAGAAAGGCATACTTTGCTATGGAGAAAAGTTGAGGAGGAAACGATAGAAAACACATATTTATGCTTCTCATAAtcttacttttaaaactttatcttaGCTTAATAATTATATGCTTTTATTTCCCATTCAAAGTTATTTTCTGCATTCGCTGTGATATAACTTTGTAAAGAGTCCTATAATCGACTGTTTCACAATCACCATCTTAGCTGTTTAGCTAGGATGACGACTAGTGAAAGAAAAGTCTGTGCGGAGACTGTGCTGATACTCAATCACAGAAAGGGGAGCtgaataaattgttattaagTTAAATTATTCAGATGTTGGAGGCCCTTAAAAGAAAGTTACATTCTGTTCTCTTCCTTTTAGAGTCCACCTTCTTACTTTGTTAAGATTCTTATCTCCATCACCTCTAGTGGGCATCTTACCTACATTTTGAATCTTAACTTTGTACAACAGGTTTTGGACAAATACGATGTTATTAATGGACAAAACCACTAATAAATATTGGCTGTTAATTCGTACCTGAAAATTATGACACCCTTAACATTGAAGCACAGCTGCAGCATATTGAATGTGAAAGCTaaaattctcttctctattttatcaactttttatttcattattgcCTTCAATATTGGTTCTGTGCGGACCTCAAACTTTGTCTAGGAATAATTGTATCTGTTTAAGAGTAGTgctaaaaataaacaaatttgttTATTCACTTTCAACTCAATCCATTTCAAACAGTTTTAGGGcttttttttcatccaaaaaggaaaaatccaacgaagataaattcattttctattatTAGAAGCTTTGTTGGCATTTACAGTGCTAAAACACTCCCAAAGATTTCATGCCTGAAACTTAATTGTATTTCCATGAAATTAACACTTGTAAAATTCATCTTCCCTCTCCAATCCCGGTAATtataggctaaaagacttgttctcacccatggtttagtctattttcaaactcttacttacaaagttttaaaattctaaatacccacttatgagttgttaaaattaacaaaattcattaattataggggtaaaattgtcatttaacttgtgatactaaaaaaataaaactttatttcatttctttcttaaaacataaaaactaacaaattttctttaggattaaactttgaaaagttgcatttccccttttaagtttcaattttttagggaCAATGTTCCAACAAACAACCGGCTTCTTCGTCGCTCTCTATCTCTCCCGACAATGTTTCTCCTTCTTCAGCAACTTAAAAGTCACTTAATCCCGACATGATTTGTCTGAAATCGATGATAACTATTTTCTCATCTTTGTTGATTCATCTGATgaagataatttatcttcatcTAGACAAATATTTGTCTTAATTGACAAATACAAGtaagaaagaagggaaaaaaagggTTAGAGGATGCCAGTTGTTGTGAAGAGAGagtttttgtcaaaattttgaaatgctaAGGGGAAATGCAACtgtttaaaacttaattttgaaaaaattattagttctaccaaataagggaaaaaatgatataaatttttatattttttaatattactagttaaatgacaattttactcttataattattaaattttgttaactttaacagtcTAATAatggatatttgaatttttaaaactttattaatgaaaGTATGAGAATAAcgtaaaccttgggtgggatcaAGTCTTTTGGCCGGTAAGTATATCCAGGTATAAACTACTAGAGTAATATTTACCCCAAATGATGTATTTTTTGTTTACGTTAATATAAAcgaaaataaatatgataatattataagacaaaataaataaacacattaCTAGTGAACAATTAGTTTGTCGAGAAATACCAATAGAACGGATCATAGGCCGCTCGTGCTTAGCAAAAACTGGACTTGAAAGGTATTGAAGCCCAATGGATCCATTTGGACTTTGCCATTTTGGAAGttaaatagaaatataaaaggtctcaatctaaaatttttttatggttaAAAATGTTGAGATTTTCTGTCAATGCCACTATACATTTAGTGgtaaaataatagatatttatctttttttttggaaatataaatataaataaattgtaagtTTTGTTAAGGCTCCCACCTATGTTTTAGAAAAGCTATGGTGacaaaatacaatttatattaatatatttttttaattagttttaaagtcgttttctaattttgtttatcttaaagacaaaactaaaatacttatgttttaaatatttataatcaaacaTGTCCTAAAGTAGAGTCAATGTGTCTTCAAATTACAAGAATCACTAACTCGTGAacattctttctctttctttctttgtttcaaCAACAaggacaaaattgaaaataacaaagcaTATTACACACAAAGACCAATCAACAAACCAAACCCAAACACATCTACAACGATACAAAAGCAACCATATACATCCATTTACACATGTACaacaaaacaagataaaaaCAACAACCACATTCTTTAAGCCTTCTTAgatgagaaagaaaaggaaggagCAACACACCAAAACACAAGTGAGCCATCCTTCAAAAACCAGCAAGCGTCAACGCAGTTGTCCAACCAGCAATAAGATTCCTACAAACCGAAACCATAGTAGCAGCTTCCTTAAAGGACAATATCCAGCAAACATCAATGTAGCTACCTAGCCAGCAATAAGAGGGCAACACAGCTTCtgcctttataatttttaatgactAGGAGAACAAGGAACTCGCAGGAAAGACCTTTATCATAGCTTTTATCATAAACAAGACTTCAAGCAACCTGGTTAAATAATCAAGAGATGGGCCAACAGGATGAAAACAATAGCAAAGAGAAAACCAGCCACAAGAAGCAACAGCGAATAGGTCCATCTTTTTGCTAGACCCACGGGAAACATGCTGTCATCAAACAAGCTGAAACCCAAGGGCTTAGCCTTCTTAAACAACCTTGACCACCTCAATATTTTTAAGGTAAACCTGCAAAATAACCCACAAGTTAGATAAACTAATCACAAAGAAGTCATCCAAAGCATTAACTTTATAAGGCTTCTTTGAAAATACAGCTCGACAAACCTCATCTCTTAGCAACTTCTTCATTCCTTCTTGATCTTTTGATATTCTCAAACTCCGCTCCTTTATGGCTACAAACTCTCTTGATGTTGCTTATAATCTGCGCTTTGCAAGAAACTGTATTTGAGAAACACCTTCTATTCCTTTCCATCCAAATTGCATACACCATGGCCGCAAGACTCATCTTGCACATCAGATTTTGCAAGCTGTTTTTCCTCCAAGAATGAGCAATCCCTTTCTATTTCTTTGCAAAGTCCTCAAGAATTCAATTCTTACGTCCATGGTACTTTAACTCTCTTATCCCATTTCCCAGGTTTGGTTTTTGAAGTGGGATTCAACGTTCAAGTTCTTTTGTAGAGTTCAACGATTGCTCCTCTGAACCGTTCTTTGCATGTTTTTATCTGTTTTGTTATCCGTATGTGATTTACTTGAgtcatcttatttttttttaaatgctgCTAAGTGGTAAAATCAAATTCAGATATTATAGAATTTTCACTAAAC from Mangifera indica cultivar Alphonso chromosome 8, CATAS_Mindica_2.1, whole genome shotgun sequence includes:
- the LOC123224270 gene encoding nuclear transcription factor Y subunit B-4-like; its protein translation is MVDNTGNYLDRKSHKYNFSVAGARASCSSGEDGASSIKEQDRLLPIANVGRIMKQILPHNAKISKEAKETMQECVSEFISFVTGEASDKCHKEKRKTVNGDDICWALATLGFDNYADQLKRYLHKYREFEGQRANQNKAGGSEEKDEPSNVYRAEPTRKPAVSFSNQLNFNVTDRSNNSSGRF